The proteins below come from a single Plantactinospora sp. KBS50 genomic window:
- the rplK gene encoding 50S ribosomal protein L11 has protein sequence MPPKKKLVKTFTLQLPAGQATPAPPVGPALGQHGVNIMEFCKSYNAQTESQRGDIVPAEISVYEDRTFTFVLKTPPAARLLIKAAGVAKGSGVPQQDKVGAVTRAQLREIAEKKMADLNANDLDQAEKIIAGTARSMGITVKD, from the coding sequence ATGCCTCCGAAGAAGAAGCTCGTCAAGACGTTCACCCTCCAGCTGCCGGCGGGCCAGGCCACCCCGGCGCCGCCGGTCGGTCCGGCGCTCGGCCAGCACGGCGTGAACATCATGGAGTTCTGCAAGTCGTACAACGCGCAGACCGAGTCGCAGCGCGGTGACATCGTGCCCGCCGAGATCAGCGTGTACGAGGACCGGACCTTCACCTTCGTCCTGAAGACCCCGCCCGCCGCCCGCCTGCTGATCAAGGCGGCCGGTGTGGCCAAGGGCTCCGGGGTGCCGCAGCAGGACAAGGTCGGCGCCGTGACCCGCGCCCAGCTGCGGGAGATCGCCGAGAAGAAGATGGCCGACCTCAACGCGAACGACCTGGACCAGGCCGAGAAGATCATCGCCGGTACCGCCCGGTCCATGGGCATCACCGTCAAGG